TTAAAACATTATAGACTAAACATGATAAATTTAAGGAATGCTTTTAATGAAATGCTTCTCTCTCCTTCGGGATTTAGAAAAATATTTGCAAAATCAAAAGATGAAAATTCAATAGACTCTGAAATAAATGATGACGATAAAATATTAATTGCGATAATAACATTTACAATATCAAATTATTTTAAAGATAAACCAAAAAAGTATATTAATATAGGACTAGACTCAAGAGTAACTGGAAACATTATCTCAAAAATAGTAATTCAAACACTAATACTTAATAACAATAATATCAACTTTTTTGAAATACTTCCAATACCAGAAATTTTAGCTTATACAAAGAGTAGTGCAAACTCAAAAGGATTCATATATATTTCTGCCAGCCATAATCCTCAAGGATACAACGGATTTAAAATTGGCTTAGATGATGGAGGCGTACTAAATGCAAAAGAAATAAATAAAATAATAATTCAACTTAAATCAAATATTGAAAACGAAAATTTAATAAAATTCCTAATAGAAAATTTAATAAACTTTCATATAAATGATCCACATCTAAAACAATACGAAGCAACTATCAAAGCAAAGGCACACAATAAGACAAATTCCTATAACGCATATAAATCATTAATGCAAGAAATAATATACACAGATAAATGTAGCAAGGAAATTATTGAATCTTTAAAAGAAAACACCAAAAAAAATCCCATAGGAATAATAGGCGAAATGAATGGTAGCTCCCGAATTAATTCAATAGATAAAGAAATAATTGAATCTTTAGGATTAAAATTAGAACTTCATAACACACAAATTGGATCCTTTAAGCATGGAATGACTCCTGCAGGCGATTCTTTAAACATGTGTAAGCATATACTAGAAAAAAAATATAAGAAAGATAATTCTTTTCAACTAGGCTATGTCCCTGACTGTGACGGGGATAGAGGGAATTTGGTATTCATTAATAAAATTAAAGAAAAAGCAAACATTATTGAATCACAACAGCTATTTGCTCTCTCGGTACTATCAGAGCTTAGTTATCTTTACTATACTGGAGTTAAAAGCAACTTGGCAATTGTGGTAAATGACGCAACCTCATTAAATATTGAAAAAATAGCAAGTTTATTTAATACAGAAGTTCACAGAGTTGAAGTTGGTGAGGCTAACTTAACGGAAATGGCGGATATTTTAAGAAAAAAAGGTTTAATAGTGAAAATTTTAGGTGAAGGGTCTAATGGGGGAAATATTACATATCCTTCAAAAGTAAGAGATCCCCTAACAACGATTTTTAGCATAATAAAATTACTTAGAATAAAAGATCTGTACAAAACATGGTGCGAATTATCTAGCAATCAATACAAAGAAAACTACAATCTAGAAGATGTATTAAATACAATAAGTTTTTATAGTAATATAGACGCATCATCCACAAAGGCTATGATAAAAATTAAAGTAGAAAATCAGGGAATACTAAAAACTAATTATGAAAAATTATTAAAAAAAGAAATAAAAAATAACAATCAACTCTTTCAAAAATTGCTAATAGTTAATTATGAAATCATTAATTACGACGGAATTAATCAAAACCAAACTAGAACCGAAAACTCGTCAGGAGGTCTTAGGGTTTTGCTTAAAAATAAAAGCAACGAAATAATTGCAAGTTTATGGATGAGAGTCTCAAAAACAGAACCCATACTTAGAGTCTTGAGTGAAATTAGATCTGAGAACAAAGATAAATTACTGGAACTTCTAGATTTCAATAAACATCTAATAAAGGAAGCCCAATCGTAANNNNNNNNNNNNNNNNNNNNNNNNNNNNNNNNNNNNNNNNNNNNNNNNNNNNNNNNNNNNTTTACTCATTTAATTTAAATTTATTTTTTAAATCTCTCTCCACATTTCGCCTCACTACATTCCAAGTTTTTGAAAGACCCATCAACTTTTTAGCACCCCTTATAATCTCTGCTGCAACTTTTCTAGTTTTATTTGTACCTTCAAAAATTACCTCATCAACATAACCTTTTCTAGCTTTAAAAAATTCTCTCCTCTCTCTAATTGGTCTTAAAAATTTATTTAAAACCTCAAAAAGCCTTTCTTTAACTTCAACATCGCCAATCATTCCCTTTTTATATCTGGTCTTAAGCTCACAAAGTTCATCAACATTTTCATTAAAAAGGTCATGATATACAAAAACAGGATTA
The sequence above is drawn from the Candidatus Borreliella tachyglossi genome and encodes:
- a CDS encoding phosphoglucomutase, with amino-acid sequence MLKHYRLNMINLRNAFNEMLLSPSGFRKIFAKSKDENSIDSEINDDDKILIAIITFTISNYFKDKPKKYINIGLDSRVTGNIISKIVIQTLILNNNNINFFEILPIPEILAYTKSSANSKGFIYISASHNPQGYNGFKIGLDDGGVLNAKEINKIIIQLKSNIENENLIKFLIENLINFHINDPHLKQYEATIKAKAHNKTNSYNAYKSLMQEIIYTDKCSKEIIESLKENTKKNPIGIIGEMNGSSRINSIDKEIIESLGLKLELHNTQIGSFKHGMTPAGDSLNMCKHILEKKYKKDNSFQLGYVPDCDGDRGNLVFINKIKEKANIIESQQLFALSVLSELSYLYYTGVKSNLAIVVNDATSLNIEKIASLFNTEVHRVEVGEANLTEMADILRKKGLIVKILGEGSNGGNITYPSKVRDPLTTIFSIIKLLRIKDLYKTWCELSSNQYKENYNLEDVLNTISFYSNIDASSTKAMIKIKVENQGILKTNYEKLLKKEIKNNNQLFQKLLIVNYEIINYDGINQNQTRTENSSGGLRVLLKNKSNEIIASLWMRVSKTEPILRVLSEIRSENKDKLLELLDFNKHLIKEAQS